In Candidatus Sulfotelmatobacter sp., one genomic interval encodes:
- a CDS encoding heavy metal-associated domain-containing protein — protein MKSDGLNILALVLAVLLLGAGGPWLMRELRTLPRPINLAARADSRIVTLEVGGMTCQGCASAVMAQLNEVHGVRAADVRVREKRAYVVCDPGVADTALTAAVQRAGPGFLAAVARR, from the coding sequence ATGAAATCCGACGGTCTCAACATCCTGGCGCTGGTGCTGGCGGTGCTGCTGCTCGGCGCCGGCGGCCCGTGGCTGATGCGCGAGCTGCGCACGCTGCCGCGCCCCATCAATCTGGCCGCGCGGGCCGACAGCCGGATCGTCACGCTCGAGGTTGGGGGCATGACCTGCCAGGGCTGTGCGAGCGCGGTGATGGCCCAGCTGAATGAGGTCCACGGAGTGCGCGCGGCGGACGTTCGTGTCCGGGAGAAACGGGCCTACGTGGTCTGCGACCCCGGTGTCGCCGACACCGCGCTGACCGCGGCGGTCCAGCGCGCCGGGCCGGGATTCCTGGCCGCGGTCGCCCGCCGCTAG
- a CDS encoding DHA2 family efflux MFS transporter permease subunit, translated as MAATTLPAAGSHNGAPVHAARTAWFDPARADLESYRNRWIIAITVTLASVLELLDTSIVNVAIPHMMGTLGATLDEIAWVSTGYIVANVIVLPITGWLSAYFGRRRYFAASIALFTLASFFCGNSHTLSELVFWRIVQGMGGGALLSTAQAVLYEVFPREEYGAAMAIFGVGVMVGPTLGPTLGGWITDALAWPWIFYINIPFGAVALALTLTYLRNSRFQVRSTRVDWPGLLLLAVGIGALQTMLERGERLDWFQSRQIVGLALLSAGSLATLVWHELRTPHPVIDLRIMANRTFASGVAIGGVLGICLYATVFVLPVYLQTVLGFTANQTGMVILPGALASALTMGIMARRLGRFDPRITISMGALLFMLAMWQWSQFTTLSGQRNFFWPLIVRGVGLGLVFVPLTNLALSQLPMNKIPAATGLFNLMRQLGGSVGIAVSATLLPRFAAQNRALLVEHVSRYEPAARDRIAALASLFMARGASAGGAESRALAVVERQVDRQAMMLSFEHIFILFGCAFLIALPLLLFMQYRRGAAPGTSTAH; from the coding sequence ATGGCGGCAACCACTCTGCCGGCGGCCGGATCGCACAACGGAGCGCCGGTGCACGCCGCTCGAACGGCCTGGTTCGATCCGGCGCGCGCCGACCTCGAGTCCTACCGCAATCGCTGGATCATCGCGATCACGGTGACGCTGGCGTCGGTGCTCGAACTGCTCGACACCAGCATCGTCAACGTGGCGATCCCGCACATGATGGGCACGCTGGGCGCCACGCTCGACGAGATCGCGTGGGTCTCGACCGGCTACATCGTCGCCAACGTGATCGTGCTGCCGATCACCGGCTGGCTCTCGGCCTACTTCGGCCGGCGCCGCTACTTCGCCGCCTCGATCGCGCTGTTCACGCTCGCTTCGTTCTTCTGCGGCAACTCTCACACGCTGTCGGAGCTGGTGTTCTGGCGGATCGTCCAGGGCATGGGCGGCGGCGCGCTGCTCTCGACCGCACAGGCCGTGCTCTACGAGGTCTTCCCGCGCGAGGAGTACGGCGCGGCGATGGCGATCTTCGGGGTCGGCGTGATGGTGGGGCCGACGCTCGGGCCGACGCTCGGCGGCTGGATCACCGACGCGCTGGCCTGGCCCTGGATCTTCTACATCAACATCCCGTTCGGCGCGGTGGCGCTGGCGCTCACGCTCACCTACCTCCGGAACTCGCGCTTCCAGGTGCGCTCGACCCGGGTGGACTGGCCGGGCCTGCTGCTGCTGGCCGTCGGGATCGGTGCGCTCCAGACCATGCTCGAGCGCGGCGAACGGCTCGACTGGTTCCAGTCGCGCCAGATCGTGGGGCTGGCGCTGCTGAGCGCCGGATCGCTGGCGACGCTCGTCTGGCACGAGCTGCGCACGCCGCATCCGGTGATCGACCTGCGGATCATGGCCAATCGCACCTTCGCCTCGGGTGTCGCGATCGGCGGCGTGCTGGGAATCTGCCTCTACGCCACCGTTTTCGTGCTGCCGGTCTACCTCCAGACCGTGCTCGGCTTCACCGCCAATCAGACCGGCATGGTGATCCTGCCCGGCGCGCTGGCCAGCGCGCTCACCATGGGCATCATGGCGCGGCGCCTCGGCCGCTTCGATCCACGCATCACCATTTCGATGGGCGCGCTGCTCTTCATGCTGGCGATGTGGCAGTGGTCGCAGTTCACCACCCTGAGCGGCCAGCGCAATTTCTTCTGGCCACTGATCGTGCGCGGCGTGGGGCTCGGGCTGGTGTTCGTGCCGCTCACCAATCTCGCCCTGTCCCAGCTGCCGATGAACAAGATTCCCGCCGCCACCGGCCTGTTCAATCTCATGCGCCAGCTGGGCGGCAGCGTCGGCATCGCGGTGTCGGCGACCCTGCTGCCGCGCTTCGCCGCGCAGAACCGCGCGCTGCTGGTCGAGCACGTGAGTCGCTACGAGCCCGCCGCGCGCGATCGGATCGCCGCGCTCGCCAGCCTGTTCATGGCGCGCGGCGCTTCGGCGGGTGGCGCGGAATCGCGCGCACTGGCGGTGGTGGAACGACAGGTCGACCGTCAGGCGATGATGCTGTCGTTCGAGCACATCTTCATTCTGTTCGGCTGTGCCTTCCTGATCGCGTTACCGCTGCTGCTCTTCATGCAGTACCGGCGGGGCGCGGCGCCCGGGACCTCGACCGCGCACTGA